In the Methylomonas rhizoryzae genome, one interval contains:
- a CDS encoding putative O-glycosylation ligase, exosortase A system-associated — translation MRDIIVTSIVLIGCLYTLRRPYIGILLWSWLSYMNPHRLTYGFAFSMPFAQITALTLMLSMLVSKEVRKPPLNTIIFIWFSFVLFMGVSTLFAFFFEDAWAQYIKVIKIQLVVFLTLMLITDLDKLNQLLSVIVLSIGYYSVKGGVFTVLTGGGYRVWGPAGSFIEGNNELAVAALMIIPIMVYLHKIYNNKFIKYILIFSIVSSFIGAIGTQSRGALVAFGAVLVFFWLKSDKKIIYGLLFSVAVALLFMFMPESWQERMNTINTYESDASAMGRINAWEYAFNVANNHLLGLGFESWSPITFAMYAPNPNDVHAAHSIYFSVLADHGWIGLLMYLSIFYFSWKKLKELIRNTDGLSEYEAVNFLARMLQVTLIGYFVGGAFLSLSYFDLPWHIVAFIQIISKIRNTNESIKSNTTVPVQV, via the coding sequence ATGCGTGATATTATAGTTACGTCGATTGTATTGATAGGTTGTTTGTATACGTTAAGGCGGCCATATATCGGTATATTGCTATGGTCTTGGCTTAGTTATATGAATCCCCATCGGTTGACATACGGTTTCGCATTTAGTATGCCATTTGCGCAGATTACCGCATTGACTTTGATGCTGTCAATGCTGGTATCAAAGGAGGTTCGTAAACCCCCATTAAATACGATAATCTTTATATGGTTTTCGTTTGTATTGTTTATGGGGGTTTCAACGTTATTTGCATTCTTTTTTGAGGATGCTTGGGCTCAATATATAAAAGTAATTAAAATACAGTTGGTTGTTTTCTTGACGTTGATGCTGATAACGGATTTGGATAAATTAAATCAGTTGTTGAGTGTTATTGTGCTATCAATAGGATATTATTCAGTAAAAGGCGGAGTATTCACCGTTCTTACCGGTGGTGGCTATCGAGTATGGGGGCCTGCGGGTAGTTTTATTGAGGGAAATAACGAATTAGCAGTAGCTGCGCTGATGATAATACCAATAATGGTTTATTTGCATAAAATATATAATAACAAATTTATAAAGTATATTCTAATTTTTTCAATTGTTTCAAGTTTTATTGGCGCAATTGGTACCCAATCCCGTGGAGCACTAGTTGCTTTTGGCGCTGTATTGGTATTCTTCTGGCTTAAAAGCGATAAGAAAATAATTTACGGACTCTTGTTTTCAGTAGCTGTCGCTTTATTGTTTATGTTTATGCCGGAGTCTTGGCAAGAACGAATGAATACTATTAACACCTATGAAAGCGATGCTTCAGCGATGGGTAGAATCAATGCGTGGGAATATGCATTTAATGTTGCTAATAACCATTTGCTAGGTTTGGGGTTTGAATCCTGGAGCCCGATTACTTTTGCCATGTATGCGCCAAATCCGAATGATGTTCATGCGGCCCATAGTATCTATTTTAGTGTGTTGGCGGATCATGGTTGGATAGGTTTACTAATGTATTTATCCATTTTTTATTTTAGCTGGAAGAAGCTAAAAGAATTAATTAGGAATACCGATGGATTATCTGAATACGAAGCAGTGAATTTTTTGGCTAGAATGCTTCAAGTTACTTTAATAGGTTATTTTGTTGGAGGAGCATTTTTAAGTTTATCTTACTTTGATTTGCCTTGGCATATTGTTGCGTTTATTCAAATTATTTCAAAAATACGAAATACCAATGAATCCATTAAATCTAACACTACCGTTCCGGTACAAGTTTGA
- a CDS encoding polysaccharide deacetylase family protein, whose product MINDLILKLMRPFAALASGAGKQKKLIILIYHRVLDKPDYMRSDEIDKAAFSWQMELLAKHFTVLSLPDAIERLQQGSLPSRAVCVTFDDGYADNYNNAFPILKSFGLSATFFVASGFLNGGRMWNDTIIEAIRCFPNNVLDLQSLDLGVYQLNSEKERYDAAQTIIRKIKHLDFVKRKQYCDLIGEKCGELPNDLMMTNDQVVELSKNGMDIGGHTVNHPILAKLDSDQAKMEINDNKRYLEWLLNREISLFAYPNGKPELDYTNADVDIVKNANYKAAVSTASATADRKSDIWQLPRLMPWDKSPIPFMARMICFYQKGGL is encoded by the coding sequence ATGATAAATGACCTTATATTAAAATTGATGAGGCCGTTTGCTGCATTAGCTAGCGGAGCAGGAAAACAAAAAAAATTAATCATTCTGATTTACCATCGAGTGTTGGATAAACCGGATTACATGCGGTCTGACGAAATAGATAAGGCCGCATTTTCTTGGCAAATGGAATTGTTAGCCAAGCATTTTACTGTTCTATCTTTACCGGATGCTATAGAACGTTTACAACAAGGCTCATTACCTTCCCGTGCTGTCTGCGTTACTTTCGACGATGGATATGCTGATAATTACAATAATGCATTTCCAATTTTGAAAAGCTTTGGATTATCTGCTACATTTTTTGTCGCTAGTGGTTTTTTAAATGGCGGACGGATGTGGAACGATACCATAATTGAAGCGATAAGATGTTTTCCAAATAATGTTTTAGACTTACAGAGTTTAGACTTGGGCGTTTATCAATTAAATAGCGAAAAAGAAAGATATGACGCAGCGCAAACTATAATTAGAAAAATAAAACATTTAGACTTTGTTAAGCGAAAACAATATTGCGACTTAATAGGTGAAAAGTGTGGTGAGTTACCAAATGATTTAATGATGACTAACGACCAAGTAGTCGAGCTTTCCAAAAATGGCATGGATATTGGTGGGCATACAGTTAATCATCCAATTCTAGCTAAATTAGATTCGGATCAAGCGAAAATGGAAATTAACGATAATAAACGTTATTTAGAGTGGTTATTGAATAGAGAAATTTCTCTTTTCGCCTATCCAAACGGAAAACCTGAATTAGATTACACTAATGCCGATGTGGACATAGTTAAAAATGCAAATTATAAAGCAGCGGTGTCTACGGCATCTGCCACTGCGGATAGAAAAAGCGATATTTGGCAATTACCAAGATTGATGCCATGGGATAAATCTCCTATCCCATTTATGGCAAGGATGATTTGTTTTTATCAGAAAGGTGGTTTGTAA
- a CDS encoding YcgN family cysteine cluster protein: MNQFWMTKPLSLLTMDEWESLCDGCGKCCLVKLEDEETGEIAFTNVVCNFIDLKTCKCTCYDERTERVPECIDLKQHDFSTYNWLPSTCAYRLLSDGKSLPNWHPLLSGTKQSVIDVGATISGFALKEDQVDDLQNHIVEWLR; the protein is encoded by the coding sequence ATGAATCAATTTTGGATGACTAAGCCATTAAGTCTGTTGACAATGGACGAATGGGAGTCTTTATGCGACGGCTGCGGAAAATGTTGTTTAGTAAAGTTGGAAGATGAGGAAACAGGGGAAATAGCGTTTACAAATGTTGTTTGTAATTTTATCGATCTAAAGACCTGTAAGTGCACTTGTTACGATGAGCGCACGGAGCGTGTGCCGGAATGTATAGATCTCAAACAACATGATTTTTCTACATATAATTGGTTACCATCCACATGCGCCTACCGTCTCTTGTCCGATGGGAAGTCGTTGCCAAATTGGCATCCGTTATTGTCGGGTACAAAGCAGAGTGTAATTGATGTCGGAGCAACGATTAGCGGTTTTGCACTGAAAGAAGATCAAGTTGATGATTTGCAAAATCATATAGTCGAATGGTTACGATAA
- the ftsX gene encoding permease-like cell division protein FtsX — translation MKQIRRKRAGDRLVEKFQAYVLNHAHGLFSSLGRLSRKPITSAMTVLVLAVTIALAGCFYIGVANLQQITGALQTSHQMSLFLRQDVSDVAGKKLADQLIKDTRIGVANFISKERAMEEFKANSEFGEALTIISSNPLPHLVQINPNVSIEGIKEINELLVDMQKLPEVEFAQIDMQWVERLQAIIKIAGRGVSLVAILLGFAVTFITGNTIRLELHNRREEIYIAKLVGATHAFIQRPFLYTGFWLGFIAGFSAWLIVTIILLILESPVEQLSSLYNSSFQLLYLGFSEFVLLLMLSSVLAIFGAWVVLNYQLKQINPE, via the coding sequence ATGAAGCAAATACGTCGCAAACGCGCCGGAGATCGCTTGGTTGAAAAATTCCAAGCATATGTTTTAAATCATGCGCATGGCCTGTTTTCCAGTTTAGGTCGTCTCAGTCGTAAACCGATAACCTCGGCAATGACTGTTTTAGTGTTGGCTGTAACGATAGCATTAGCAGGATGCTTTTATATCGGTGTAGCAAACTTGCAACAAATTACTGGTGCTCTGCAAACCAGCCATCAAATGTCTTTGTTTTTAAGACAGGACGTATCAGACGTCGCGGGTAAAAAACTAGCCGACCAATTAATAAAAGATACTCGTATTGGAGTGGCGAATTTTATTAGTAAAGAGCGTGCGATGGAAGAATTCAAAGCCAATAGCGAGTTTGGAGAAGCTCTGACTATTATAAGTAGTAATCCATTACCGCATTTAGTTCAAATTAACCCTAATGTTTCAATAGAAGGTATAAAAGAAATTAACGAATTATTGGTTGATATGCAAAAACTGCCGGAAGTAGAATTTGCACAAATAGATATGCAATGGGTTGAGCGTTTGCAGGCAATTATCAAAATTGCCGGCCGGGGTGTATCCTTGGTAGCAATTCTATTAGGATTTGCCGTTACATTTATTACCGGAAACACAATCCGATTGGAATTACATAATCGTCGAGAAGAAATTTACATTGCTAAATTAGTAGGGGCAACTCACGCGTTTATCCAAAGGCCGTTTTTGTATACCGGATTTTGGCTAGGATTTATTGCAGGCTTTTCGGCATGGCTTATAGTAACGATTATCTTGCTAATTTTAGAATCACCGGTGGAGCAACTATCCTCTTTATACAATAGTTCATTCCAACTTTTATACTTAGGCTTTTCAGAATTTGTTTTATTGCTAATGTTATCTTCGGTATTAGCAATATTCGGAGCCTGGGTAGTATTAAATTATCAATTGAAACAAATAAATCCTGAGTAG
- the ftsE gene encoding cell division ATP-binding protein FtsE, producing MLRFDHVYKRYSDAGDALIDVSFTLEAGEFAFLTGRSGAGKSTLLKLVAMMEQVTRGNLIFDGTDISRANERKIPYLRRKLGLIFQDYKLLNDRTVFDNVALPLIVSGYAHREISRRVRAALDKVGLLGKERKYPLSLSGGEQQRVGIARAVVNKPKLILADEPTGNLDPDLSAEMMQMFEQFMQVGVSVLIATHDLELLKRMDYRVLNLDKGRLIAN from the coding sequence ATGCTGCGATTTGACCACGTTTACAAACGTTATTCTGATGCCGGCGATGCGCTAATCGACGTTAGCTTTACGCTGGAAGCGGGAGAGTTCGCTTTTTTGACTGGGCGATCAGGAGCCGGAAAAAGTACCTTGTTAAAGTTGGTCGCCATGATGGAACAAGTCACGCGTGGTAATCTGATTTTTGACGGAACCGATATAAGTAGGGCTAATGAACGAAAGATTCCTTATTTAAGGCGAAAGTTAGGGCTGATCTTTCAAGATTACAAATTGCTTAACGATAGAACTGTATTCGATAACGTCGCATTACCGCTTATAGTTTCCGGATATGCGCATCGAGAAATTTCCCGCCGGGTGCGCGCGGCGTTGGATAAAGTTGGCTTACTTGGCAAAGAGCGTAAATATCCCTTGTCGCTATCCGGTGGTGAGCAGCAACGAGTGGGTATAGCCCGGGCAGTTGTTAATAAACCGAAATTAATCTTAGCTGATGAGCCAACCGGAAACTTAGATCCGGATTTATCGGCAGAAATGATGCAAATGTTTGAGCAGTTTATGCAAGTGGGTGTGAGTGTATTAATTGCAACCCACGATCTTGAATTATTAAAACGAATGGACTATCGAGTGTTGAATTTAGATAAAGGCCGTTTAATCGCGAATTAA
- the ftsY gene encoding signal recognition particle-docking protein FtsY — translation MFRKLSWACTMLAFLAILTGAYVRYSNADLSCPDWPTCYGSFLFGDIPTAGSESHPGTPSDSTKAWKAMAFRYLLGGLLLTAILLSLSALLGAKERKPALGFSAAIVTLALVASALEMMVVKTGAMPIITTALIMTTYVIAWNAVWLLLRTHSTARRREMTNGPVGISLVALLIVFAQIWLGTWVNANDAALACQEFPRCQGEWLPNGTIADGFNLAIGSAGDMSAAGKQAIHALHRMGGLLTFLMLSVAMLSATSETNPTGVRRSGVLLSALLLVEVVTGIFSVKHGVPLLLSLTHDIGAALIALPLFGILFFSRYSLSSHTDSEAVLEQALETDVGAIDYEAEKQPESAEPLYFRLRTQLKKTRSSIGDVFSHLGLAQNKLTQEILDDVEASLLMADLGLETTAQIVRYLRDNLSDEQIKNPGQLSIALKQKLFDMLQPCSAPLQLIDKPGPFVILVVGVNGAGKTTSIGKLAHRIQAQGKSVMLAAGDTFRAAAVEQLQTWGERNHVTVVAQHTGADSASVIFDALQSAQAKQIDVLIADTAGRLHTKSNLMDELAKIKRIMAKLDASAPHEILLVLDAGTGQNALSQARLFNDAVGITGLALTKLDGTAKGGVIFALANQLKIPIRFIGVGEGIDDLQDFDAQAFVEALFVSE, via the coding sequence ATGTTTAGAAAATTATCGTGGGCTTGCACGATGCTGGCCTTTCTTGCCATTTTAACGGGCGCATACGTCCGATATTCCAATGCGGACTTGAGTTGTCCTGATTGGCCTACCTGTTACGGGAGTTTTTTGTTTGGCGATATTCCGACAGCCGGCAGCGAATCGCATCCTGGCACACCTTCGGACTCGACAAAGGCATGGAAAGCGATGGCGTTTCGATACCTATTGGGCGGCTTGCTTTTGACGGCAATACTGCTGTCGTTATCGGCCTTGCTCGGAGCGAAGGAGCGTAAGCCGGCATTAGGATTTTCAGCGGCTATTGTAACTCTTGCGCTAGTGGCGTCGGCACTAGAGATGATGGTAGTAAAAACCGGCGCAATGCCGATTATCACAACTGCGTTAATAATGACAACTTATGTTATTGCTTGGAACGCAGTTTGGTTGTTGCTGCGAACGCATTCGACTGCCAGACGAAGGGAGATGACTAACGGCCCTGTCGGAATCAGTCTGGTTGCGCTGTTGATAGTGTTTGCTCAAATTTGGCTGGGTACTTGGGTTAATGCCAACGATGCAGCATTAGCTTGTCAGGAATTTCCGCGCTGTCAGGGTGAATGGCTTCCGAACGGCACAATTGCAGACGGGTTCAATCTTGCCATAGGCTCAGCCGGCGATATGTCGGCCGCCGGTAAACAAGCCATTCATGCGTTGCATAGAATGGGGGGGCTGCTTACATTTTTGATGTTATCGGTTGCGATGTTGTCGGCAACCTCGGAAACCAACCCAACCGGAGTCCGGCGGAGCGGGGTTTTGCTCAGTGCACTGTTATTGGTAGAAGTGGTTACCGGTATCTTTAGCGTCAAGCACGGTGTCCCGTTGCTGCTGAGTTTGACTCACGATATAGGCGCGGCGTTGATAGCGTTACCTTTGTTCGGCATCCTGTTCTTCAGTCGTTATAGCTTATCGTCGCACACGGATAGCGAGGCGGTATTAGAGCAAGCGCTTGAAACCGACGTAGGGGCTATCGATTATGAGGCTGAAAAGCAGCCCGAATCCGCAGAGCCACTCTATTTCAGACTGCGCACCCAATTAAAAAAGACGCGAAGTAGTATCGGCGATGTGTTTAGTCACTTGGGTTTGGCGCAAAACAAACTGACTCAGGAAATCTTGGACGATGTCGAAGCCAGTTTGCTGATGGCGGATTTAGGCCTGGAAACTACTGCCCAGATTGTACGATATTTGCGCGATAACTTATCGGATGAACAAATAAAAAATCCGGGGCAACTAAGCATTGCGTTGAAACAAAAATTGTTCGATATGTTGCAACCGTGCAGTGCGCCATTACAGCTTATCGATAAGCCGGGGCCTTTTGTTATCTTGGTTGTCGGGGTAAATGGGGCGGGTAAAACTACTTCTATCGGTAAACTGGCTCACCGCATACAAGCGCAGGGAAAAAGCGTGATGTTGGCGGCGGGAGACACCTTTAGGGCAGCTGCCGTTGAACAATTGCAAACATGGGGCGAACGAAACCATGTAACAGTCGTGGCGCAACATACCGGTGCCGATTCCGCATCGGTCATTTTTGACGCCTTGCAATCCGCTCAGGCCAAACAAATCGATGTTTTGATAGCGGATACAGCCGGCCGATTACACACCAAATCCAATTTAATGGATGAATTGGCGAAAATAAAACGAATTATGGCTAAACTTGATGCGAGTGCTCCGCATGAAATTTTATTGGTGCTGGATGCCGGAACGGGTCAAAACGCCTTATCGCAAGCACGCTTGTTTAATGATGCGGTAGGTATAACCGGTTTGGCATTAACCAAATTGGATGGTACGGCCAAAGGTGGGGTAATTTTTGCGTTGGCTAACCAATTGAAGATTCCAATACGTTTCATCGGGGTAGGCGAAGGAATCGACGATTTGCAAGATTTCGACGCCCAAGCCTTTGTAGAGGCTTTGTTTGTTTCAGAATAA
- a CDS encoding SURF1 family protein, with translation MQLNLFGHSFSIKWPGLLLYLALSVVLCRLGFWQLDRAEQKRQLQQHLMAAQELSPLSFSELTHSEPERIRYRQAVVRGRYDFAHQFLLDNQIHNGKPGYFVLTPLIIADCDCAVLVNRGWLALPDGNRNSLPQISVSQNDRTVRARVNRFPGVGYKLAGAETPSATWPSVLQLVDAEVLTNTLGYRLLPFQLELSADDSDGYLRVWKTVNDMPPEKHIGYAVQWFILALTLTALYLWTIFRQRSG, from the coding sequence ATGCAGCTTAATTTGTTCGGACATAGTTTTTCGATAAAGTGGCCCGGTCTTTTATTGTACCTGGCTTTAAGCGTGGTGTTATGCCGGTTGGGTTTTTGGCAACTGGATAGAGCGGAGCAAAAGCGACAGTTGCAACAACATTTAATGGCTGCTCAAGAACTATCGCCATTAAGTTTCTCCGAGTTAACGCATAGCGAGCCGGAGCGCATACGATATAGACAAGCTGTTGTCCGCGGCCGTTACGATTTCGCGCATCAATTTCTATTGGACAATCAGATTCATAACGGCAAACCGGGGTATTTTGTTTTAACCCCGTTAATTATTGCCGATTGCGATTGCGCGGTTTTAGTCAATCGAGGTTGGCTGGCTTTGCCGGACGGAAATAGAAATAGCCTCCCGCAAATTAGCGTAAGCCAAAACGATAGAACCGTTAGAGCTCGAGTGAATCGCTTTCCGGGCGTAGGCTATAAATTGGCCGGTGCTGAAACACCCTCAGCTACCTGGCCGTCGGTTTTACAACTCGTAGACGCCGAAGTGCTGACGAATACGCTGGGTTACCGCCTATTGCCGTTTCAATTAGAGCTGTCTGCCGACGACTCGGATGGCTACTTGAGAGTATGGAAAACCGTTAACGACATGCCGCCTGAAAAACACATCGGCTATGCAGTACAATGGTTTATTTTAGCGCTGACCTTAACTGCGCTTTATCTTTGGACAATTTTCAGACAACGCAGTGGATAA
- a CDS encoding twin transmembrane helix small protein, with amino-acid sequence MSIKLIALVIFGGIVISLGIALFHLVKGKDAEESRKTAQALTFRIGLSLALFVLLFLAYASGLFRPSGIGTRMQLSHDNAISETKK; translated from the coding sequence ATGAGTATTAAATTGATCGCTCTGGTAATTTTCGGCGGCATAGTCATCAGCCTTGGTATTGCACTGTTTCACTTGGTGAAAGGCAAAGACGCCGAAGAATCGCGTAAGACAGCGCAAGCACTGACATTTCGCATTGGCCTCTCTTTAGCTTTATTTGTATTGCTGTTCCTAGCTTACGCCAGTGGACTGTTTCGCCCGAGTGGCATCGGCACTCGAATGCAACTTTCGCACGACAACGCTATTAGCGAAACTAAAAAATAA
- a CDS encoding cytochrome c oxidase subunit 3: MSTNDAYYIPHKAVWPVLATGGLMLMLAGFANYLNGASIGSGMMMVGFATFIAMLAFWFALQATESESGMYNHGVGISYRMGMMWFIFSEVMFFAVFFGALWYTRNLSVPWLGETGFDSGPGRATHDVLWSAFEGGWPTNGPGKVGGDFEPMGAFGLPFINTLILLTSGVTCTWAHHGLLAQNRQQLLKGLLATVGLGFLFVALQASEYYEAYHEMGLTLGSGIYGSTFFMLTGFHGFHVCVGAIILSVVLFRSWKGHFKPENHFAFEAAAWYWHFVDVVWLGLFVFVYLL; this comes from the coding sequence ATGTCTACGAATGACGCTTATTACATCCCGCATAAAGCCGTGTGGCCTGTTTTGGCTACGGGGGGCTTAATGCTGATGTTGGCGGGTTTCGCTAACTATCTCAACGGAGCGTCTATAGGCTCCGGCATGATGATGGTCGGTTTTGCGACATTTATTGCAATGTTGGCTTTTTGGTTCGCCTTGCAGGCAACTGAAAGCGAATCCGGCATGTATAACCATGGTGTGGGTATTTCCTACCGTATGGGGATGATGTGGTTCATCTTTTCCGAGGTGATGTTTTTCGCGGTGTTTTTCGGTGCGCTTTGGTATACCCGGAACCTGTCCGTGCCTTGGTTGGGTGAAACGGGTTTCGATAGCGGCCCCGGCCGTGCGACTCACGACGTGTTGTGGTCTGCGTTCGAAGGCGGTTGGCCTACCAATGGTCCGGGTAAAGTCGGCGGTGATTTCGAGCCTATGGGTGCTTTTGGTTTACCTTTTATAAACACGTTGATTCTTTTGACTAGTGGTGTGACCTGTACTTGGGCGCATCACGGATTGTTGGCGCAAAATCGCCAGCAGTTGCTTAAAGGCCTTCTGGCGACAGTAGGCTTAGGCTTTTTGTTCGTGGCTTTGCAAGCCAGTGAGTATTATGAGGCTTATCATGAGATGGGCTTGACTTTGGGCTCCGGGATCTACGGTTCAACCTTCTTTATGCTAACCGGCTTCCACGGTTTCCACGTTTGTGTTGGAGCCATCATTTTGTCGGTGGTGCTGTTTCGAAGCTGGAAAGGTCATTTCAAACCGGAAAATCACTTCGCATTCGAAGCGGCCGCTTGGTATTGGCACTTCGTTGACGTAGTATGGCTGGGATTGTTTGTATTCGTTTATCTGCTGTAA
- a CDS encoding cytochrome c oxidase assembly protein: MSDELQHRNYKLAKKLVMVAVLMFGFGYALVPIYNVLCEITGQNVKLQEAKEADTAFEVDDKREITVEFITSVNESTPLDFSVETRSLKVRPGQYYTVNFFAKNVLPGAIKAQAIPSISPGLAEEFFKKVQCFCFELQTFQAQEKKVMPVRFVVDPKLPERYKTITLSYTFFDRTYDIKTK; the protein is encoded by the coding sequence ATGAGCGATGAACTGCAACATCGCAACTATAAGCTAGCGAAGAAGTTAGTCATGGTTGCCGTGTTGATGTTCGGATTCGGTTATGCCCTAGTACCGATTTATAATGTGCTATGTGAGATTACCGGGCAAAACGTCAAATTGCAGGAAGCAAAAGAGGCGGATACTGCGTTTGAGGTCGACGACAAGCGGGAGATTACGGTCGAGTTCATCACTTCGGTAAACGAATCGACACCGCTGGATTTCAGCGTTGAAACCCGCAGCCTCAAAGTGCGTCCCGGGCAATATTACACGGTCAATTTTTTTGCGAAGAACGTATTGCCCGGTGCCATAAAGGCGCAAGCCATACCCAGCATCAGTCCCGGTTTGGCGGAAGAGTTTTTTAAAAAGGTGCAGTGTTTTTGCTTCGAATTGCAAACTTTCCAAGCACAGGAAAAAAAAGTGATGCCGGTCCGTTTCGTGGTGGACCCAAAGTTGCCGGAGCGCTATAAAACAATCACGTTGTCTTACACGTTTTTTGACAGAACTTACGATATCAAAACTAAATAG
- the ctaD gene encoding cytochrome c oxidase subunit I codes for MSAVVAEHDDHHDHHDHGPMKGPLRWVITTNHKDIGTLYLVFALVMFFVGGTMALIIRSELFEPGLQFVDPQFFNSMTTMHALVMVFGAVMPAFVGLANWMIPMMIGAPDMALPRMNNMSFWMLVAGVLLLASTLFMEGGAPASGWTLYPPLVLQTGKAFPFAIFSVHLLGISSIMGAINVIATIFNMRAPGMTLMKMPLFVWTWLITAFLLIAIMPVFAGAVTMLLTDKFFATSFFDAAGGGDPVLYQHIFWFFGHPEVYVMILPTFGVASTIIPVFARKPLFGYSSMVYATGAIAFLSFIVWAHHMFTVGLPIAGELYFMYATMLIAIPTGVKVFNWTATMWKGSMTFETPMLFAISFVVLFTMGGFTGLMMSVAPVDFQYHDTYFIVAHFHYTLVPASIFILQAAAYYWLPKWTGNMYNEKIGKLHFWLSAISVNILFFPQHFLGLAGMPRRIPDYAIQFADWNMVSSIGAFIYGFSQLLFLYVVIDTIRGGTGEKVTDEVWEDASKHSLEWTVPSPAPYHTFTTPPEVIPTEHF; via the coding sequence ATGTCTGCTGTTGTAGCTGAACATGATGATCACCACGATCACCACGATCACGGTCCGATGAAAGGGCCTTTAAGGTGGGTAATTACCACCAACCATAAAGATATCGGTACGCTGTATTTAGTTTTCGCGTTGGTGATGTTCTTTGTTGGCGGTACGATGGCCTTGATCATCCGTTCGGAGTTATTCGAGCCCGGATTGCAGTTCGTCGACCCGCAGTTCTTTAATTCCATGACCACCATGCACGCCTTGGTGATGGTATTCGGCGCTGTCATGCCGGCGTTCGTCGGTTTGGCCAACTGGATGATTCCGATGATGATAGGTGCGCCCGATATGGCGCTGCCGCGGATGAACAACATGAGCTTCTGGATGTTGGTAGCCGGGGTGTTGTTGTTGGCGAGTACTTTATTCATGGAGGGCGGCGCCCCGGCTTCCGGCTGGACGCTGTATCCGCCGTTGGTGCTGCAAACCGGTAAAGCCTTTCCGTTCGCGATTTTCTCCGTGCACTTGTTGGGTATTTCCTCCATCATGGGTGCCATCAACGTCATCGCAACCATCTTCAATATGCGCGCGCCAGGCATGACGTTGATGAAAATGCCGTTGTTCGTATGGACTTGGTTGATCACCGCGTTCTTGTTGATCGCGATCATGCCGGTTTTTGCCGGTGCGGTAACCATGTTGTTAACCGATAAATTCTTTGCGACCAGCTTTTTCGATGCGGCCGGCGGCGGCGACCCGGTCTTATATCAACACATTTTTTGGTTTTTCGGTCACCCGGAAGTGTATGTGATGATTCTGCCGACTTTCGGGGTAGCTTCCACCATCATTCCGGTATTTGCCCGTAAGCCGTTGTTCGGTTATTCATCCATGGTTTACGCCACCGGCGCGATTGCCTTCCTGTCGTTCATCGTTTGGGCACACCATATGTTCACCGTCGGTCTGCCTATTGCCGGCGAGTTGTATTTTATGTATGCGACGATGCTGATTGCGATTCCGACCGGGGTGAAAGTGTTCAACTGGACCGCTACGATGTGGAAAGGCTCCATGACTTTCGAAACGCCGATGCTGTTCGCGATTTCATTCGTCGTGCTGTTCACCATGGGCGGCTTTACCGGCTTGATGATGTCGGTCGCTCCTGTCGACTTTCAATACCACGATACCTATTTCATTGTTGCCCATTTCCATTACACCTTAGTACCGGCTTCCATTTTTATCTTGCAGGCGGCCGCTTATTACTGGTTGCCTAAATGGACCGGCAATATGTACAACGAAAAAATAGGCAAATTGCACTTCTGGTTGTCTGCCATTTCGGTGAACATTCTGTTCTTTCCGCAGCATTTTCTAGGCTTGGCGGGTATGCCTCGCCGGATTCCGGACTACGCAATCCAGTTTGCGGATTGGAATATGGTATCCAGTATCGGCGCGTTCATATACGGTTTCAGCCAGTTGCTGTTTTTGTATGTCGTGATTGATACCATCCGCGGCGGTACCGGTGAAAAAGTCACCGACGAAGTATGGGAAGATGCCAGCAAACATAGCTTGGAATGGACTGTGCCGTCACCGGCTCCTTACCATACCTTCACTACCCCCCCTGAAGTGATTCCAACCGAACATTTTTAA